The Pseudorasbora parva isolate DD20220531a chromosome 19, ASM2467924v1, whole genome shotgun sequence genomic sequence ACTTGTGGATAGAAGGTAGAGCCCGAGAGTGACTCAAGCCCAGGGGCCCCCACCCAAAGTCCTGCcccacctgtgtgtgtgtgtgtgtgtgtgtgtgtgtgtgtgtgtgtgtgtgtgtgtgtgtgtgtgtgtgtgtgtgtgtgtgtgtgtgtgtgtgtgtgtgtgtgtgtgtgtgtgtgtgtgtgtgtgtgtgtgtgtgtgtgagtgtaccTCCTCTGTATCTGTGGAATGAAGCGAGTCTGGCGTTGATCCCGACGGACACGGGGCCGATGTTAGCGATGGCGTTCTGCAGCGCCGCCTCGTCGTGACGCGGGAGAATCCTGAAACCCGAGCACTGTCCGGCTCTTCCCGTCACAGAATATCGACACACACCCTCCTGAGAACACGAGAACAGATCCTCAGATCAGGcttcagctcacacacacacacacacacacccacgcaCAAAAGagtttatgtgtgtgttcagggataaacacacacacactctcgctcactcaggtgtgtgttcagggatacacacacacacacacacacacacacacacacacactcgagtACCTTGTGTTCGTAGGGGTAGAAGCTGTTGGAGTCGATGCCGTTGTTCTGGATGATGTAGAGGAAGGCTCGGCTCAGATATCCGCCTTTGCAGCCGCGGTTCCCCAAACTCACACTGCAGTCCAGCAGGTTCTGTGGGCTCAGCGGGACGAGAGCGCCGGTGCTCCGCTTCATCTGGCCCTCCAGAGCCCCGACAGCACTGAAGGCCCAGCAGGAGCCGCACGggccctgcacacacacacacacacacacacacgcacacacacacacgcacgcatgcacgcacacacacacatacacaacacatacacacacaaatgaacacacgcacgcacacacacacacacacacacacacgcacgcatgcacgcactcacgcacgcacacacacaacacacacacacacaaatgaacgcacgcacgcacgcacgcacacacacacacacacacacacacacacacacacacacacacacacacacacacacacacacacacacacacacacacacacacatacacacacacacacacacacacacacacacacacacacacacacacacacacacacacacacctcctcctgtgtgatttataagccttttgtaaagtggggccatgggtaatgtcctcatatttcaccctctcctgtaatacctgttccatacccatggcattatacacatctgtgtcctcatatgtcacacacacacacctggttcTGGACGGGACTGACCATCCCGCGCTCCGTCCAGTTGACTGTGTGTGGGATGGACAGCTGATCATGTGACGGAGGGCTGAACGTCATGTTGACATCGGGAAAATCTTCCTCCAATAAACAGCCCATCAGAGGATTGACTTCATCTGcagtctgaacacacacacacacacacacacacacacacacacacacacacacagttaagaggcgcgagtgtgtgtgtacttgtttatattacattgaccAAATGTCCTCagaatgtaaatggatttataaacatactaaatgatgtgtgtgtgtgtgtgtgtgtacttgtttatattacattgaccaaatgtccccagaatgtaaatggatttataaacatactaaatggtgtgtgtgtgtgtgtgtgtgtgtgtgtgtgtgtgtgtgtgtgtgtgtgtgtgtgtgtgtgtgtgtgtgtgtgtgtgtgtgtgtgtgtgtgtgtgtgtgtgtgtgtgtgtgtgtgtgtacttgtttatataaCATTGACCGAATTACCCCagaatgtaaatggatttataaacatactaaattatgtttttttgaaaacgtaaaaatgcataatgttttctgtgataggtaggtttaggggctgtgtgtgtgtgtgtgtgtgtgtgtgtgtgtgtgtgtgtgtgtgtgtgtgtgtgtgaagcacCATGTCGCTGAGCTGGTTCAGTCCCAGAGTGAATGTGTGCAGACCGACGGCCGTCTCCTCGTTGTGTTTAAGGATCTCCAGAAGATTCTGCTCCCAGACGGCCCTCCTGTGGCGCTCCTCTctctacaacacacacacacacacacacacacatgactgatgcgtacacacacaaaaccacACCTCATCCACTCTGGTTTAATATgaagtaaaaaacaaatacagtgcatccggaaagtattcacagcgctttaTGTTAAAGCCTTATTCCAGAATGGattatattcattatttttgtcaaagttCTACAAACactaccccataatgacaacataaaggaagtttgtttgaaatctttgccaatgtagaaaaaataaaatccatAAGAGATGTTCAATCAGGTTCAAGCGTGAGCTCAGGCTGGGCCACTGAAGGGCTTTCCCAGAGTCGTCCCGTGGCCGCTCCTGTGTTAGCTTGGATGTGTGTTTAGGGTCgctgtcctgttggaagatgaaccttcaccccagtctgaggtccagagcgctctggagcaGGTGTTCTTCAAcgattcatctttccctcaatcctgactagtctcccagttccttccactgaaaaacacccccacagcattatgctgccaccaccatggtTTACTGTAGGTATGGGATCGGCCAGGTGATGAGCGTTGCCTGGTTTCCttcattcaggccaaagagttcaatctgcGTTTCATCAGTCCAGAGAATTGTGTTactcatggtctgagagtccttcaggagCCTTTTGGGAACTCCAGACAGCCTTTTCCTGAGGCGTGGCGTCTGTCGCTCCCActcaggcctgattggtggagagctgcagagatgactgttcttctggaagcttctcctctctccacagagacaCGCTGGAGCCCTATCAGACTGACCAtcgggttcttggtcacctgtattggctgtaaattaTATATGTGCTTAACCCCTTTCCAGTCAAAGATCGCAGACGGCCCCAGATTACTGATGTCAACATTCAATGCACGTTGAAAACATCACACTAACTTCATCTGGAAAAACTTCATCTGGTATATTTATAAAGATTAAAGCCTCgagctcagtttggccggatGGCAGATCTTGGAAGAGTCCTGAGCCCCTTTcccactgcgattccggcaaacacacggataatgtgacccggcatttgttcccgggccgctagatttggtccattctcactgccagcgtaataccgtaatatgtgcgctttcacacacaacccgtaacggtcccgggtcgagttgacacgtgacatcctgatgtgacgtataacggcgagcgatctccgcttcagcgcggacagtaaggagctccgtggtctcgacttgtgtccagtttgcgctcatttctgcttgtttaattttagtttcttttgtatccgaacactctctgcgtttaaaacaccgacgagctcttctggcactgcagggttgtgttgttgaagaaacaagctctaggagtcgcacgataactacgcacacgctgcggcattagtttcggcttttgttcacacagcgctcgtcccggatcgaatcccgcaatgttattaggtccccgacccgggttcagttcggtaatcaatcccgggacgtggtgctttcacacagaaggcgatccggcaatgctccgggaatattgcgggtccgacgtgcagtgtgaagggGCTCTGGTGATCCCAAACTTCCTCCATGTCTGGATGCCGGAGGACCCTGAGCTCATCGGgaccttccccagatctgtgcctaaATATAATCCTGTCTCTGAGTCTACAGACAATCCCTTCATGGCTGGGTTTGTGCTCGGACAGTCACTGTTAACTGTGTGACCTTcatatatagacaggtgtgtgcctttcctaATCATGGCCGATCAGCTGATCTGACCACAGGTGGACTCAGTCAAGCTGTAGAAACATCTGAAGGATGATCAGAGGAAACTGGAGCAATACTGGAGCGTAATACTTATGATTTTAGcgcttatttttaataaatttgcaacaatttcaaacaaacttatttCACTTTGTCATTGTGTTGTATAATTCTGAGGGAAATATTGAATTTGATCCCTTTTGGAATAAAGCTGTAGCGTAAGAAAATGTGTAAAAAGTGAAGCGTTGTGAATGCTCTGCGGATGCGCTGTAAATATATAACAGAGCTCAGATTAACGGCACATGAAGACCGAAGGCCAATCAGATGCTCTCTTGCTGTCTCTATAGTGTGACCTGGACACATCACATGACCGCTACAGTCCTCAGATTACAGCCGGCCAATCACAGGCCGGCACGCCTGCcattatttaatcattttacGGCTCACTCGAGCTGATTGTGTCTGTGTTCGGCTCAGTCctgctgtgtctgtgtgtgtgtgtgtgtgtgtgtgtgtgtgtgtgtgtggatttaCATGATAGGATTGATGAGTGTCAGTAAAGAGATCAGGagccacatacacacacttctGCTGATCTGAGTTCAGTGGGTCACAcagagagtctgtgtgtgtgaatgagagagagagagtgagtgtgtgtgtgtgtgtgtgtgtgtgtgtgtgtgtgtgtgtgtgtgtgtgtgtgtgtgtgtgtgtgtgcgtactcACTGTGCTTCTGTAGTTTTTGTTGTGTTGAGATTTCCAGGCCCTCCACTGATCCGTCAGACGTCTGATCTCAGAACAGACCAGAGTCGCACACAGAAGCACCAGAACAAACCTGAAGACCAGCAtaactgcaaacacacacacttcacacacacacacacacacacacacacacacacacacacacacacacacacacacacacacacacacacacacacacacacacacacacacacacacacacacacacacacacacacacacacacgtttactTCATGCATTTGGCAGAACCAAAATTCATTCTCATCCAAAGTGAGGATATATATTTCATCAGCTCATGCAGTCTCTGGGAATCGAGCCCACGACCCTGCGTTGCGAACACTGATCTGTTGTTAATATGCAGAACAGGTTTGAGTGTGTCAGACTGAGCTGAGCTGGTCTCGTGTCTTCTGACAGTAAACCTGCGTCTTGTGGGACCGCCGCCCTGCGTCATAAACGCTTCTGTTCTTTATTTGTCACTTTTAACATCTGCTACGcaattaataattacataaaatcAATAATAGCCATATGCATACTCATACCATGGTATTTAGACTATATCACATAGTATTATATTATGATATAGCACACTGATCGGGTTCACttccatcctcaataaacccgtcggttgcgtgatacccagaacTCTCGAATATTCTgctctaatatgatttctgagctgtaaggtgtccagaataataatcctccacggtgtgttaatagaactgagtctggtttctccaaaggtttatttttctccatcatgccctgatggagttctGGTTTTAATAAGGTTTCGTTTAATTCTCCAAACTATAatcctgatctgccaacattgtctctctatgataaattaaaataagctgataacatcactgtttactccagaacgactgtacagccaaatctaattctgctgcagtttgagctccagtagctcgtctgtttgatcggaccccacgggccagccttcgctccccacggtcatcaatgagccttggccgcccatgaccctgtggccggttctccactggtccttccttggagcacttttgatagatactgaccactgcagaccgggaacagcccacaagagctgcagttttggagatgctctgacccagtcgtctagccgtcacaatccggccaaactcgctcaaatccttacgcttgcccatttctcctgcttcacacacatcaactctgaggactaaatgttcacttgctgcctaatatatcccacccactaacaggagccgtgatcaagagatcatcagtgttactcacttcaccggtcataatgttaagcctgtttatattttatataatattaaaatagctGGAAAATATCTCAATTAATTATgataacaaatacattttttttgtcatttatcattcttcaaacgttaagagaacgttacattgtatcattcttcaaacgttaagggaacgttacattgtatcattcttcaaacgttaagggaacgttacattgtatcattcttcaaacgttaagggaacgttacattgtgtcattcttcaaacgttaagggaacgttacattgtgtcattcttcaaacgttaagagaacgttacattgtgtcattcttcaaacgttaagggaacgttacattgtgtcattcttcaaacgttaagggaacgttacattgtgtcattcttcaaacgttaagagaacgttacattgtatcattcttcaaacgttaagggaacgttacattgtgtcattcttcaaacgttaagagaacgttacattgtgtcattcttcaaacgttaagggaacgttacattgtgtcattcttcaaacgttaagggaacgttacattgtatcattcttcaaacgttaagagaacgttacattgtgtcattcttcaaacgttaagggaacgttacattgtatcattcttcaaacgttaagggaacgttacattgtgtcattcttcaaacgttaagagaacgttacattttgtcattcttcaaacgttaagagaacgttacattgtgtcattcttcaaacgttaagggaacgttacattgtgtcattcttcaaacgttaagagaacgttacattgtgtcattcttcaaacgttaagggaacgttacattgtatcattcttcaaacgttaagggaacgttacattgtgtcattcttcaaacgttaagagaacgttacattgtatcattcttcaaacgttaagggaacgttacattgtgtcattcttcaaacgttaagagaacgttacattgtatcattcttcaaacgttaagagaacgttacattgtatcattcttcaaacgttaagagaacgttacattgtatcattcttcaaacgttaagagaacgttacattgtatcattcttcaaatgttaagagaacgttacattgtatcattcttcaaatgttaagagaacgttacattgtgtcattcttcaaacgttaagggaacgttacattgtgtcattcttcaaacgttaagaattCTAGAAGTAGAATCATTTCAAAACTTTAGTTTGAACTAAAATGTTCCATGAAcgttttataaataatatgttAAGCTgatgttttgagaacattattaaagaccagataacaTTGACTGAACGTTCTATACGGAAACTTTCGCTCATAACCTTGAGAATGTTTCCTGTCAGCTGTGGAGGTGTTTATGATTTGTAATGTAAGTAATGTTAAGAAGAATAGAGTTTGATAAAGCAGTAAATGTGATCTTACCAGCGTCTGTGAGCGAGGAgtagacaaacacacactttctgCTTCGCTTTAACAGCTTCTGAAAGAGGAAGTCACTTCATCTTTACACACACATCCGCCACTTcgtctgtttttgttttcctctgTTTTCAGCAACTCCGTTAGATTCTGACTGTCATGTGAACACAATTAAAACTcaccagtctctctctctctctctctctctctctctctctctctctctctctctctcctctctctctctctctctctctctctctctctctctctctctctctctctctctctctctctctcctctctctctctctctctccctctctctcttcctctctctctctctctctctctctctctctctgctggctgtgtgtgtttgagtgcggGTCTAATCATGCAGGCCTCGAGCCGTTAGTATTACTGTGAGTGTGTTCAAACGTTTGACACCCACAGGAGTGTGTGATGCTGACGGCTGTGTTACTGACGCTGCACAATGtcctgtaacacacacacacacacacacacacgtttgtttttgtgacatatggggactctccataggcgtaatggtttttatgctgtacaaaccgtattttctatccccttacactgcccctaaacctacccatcacacacacacacacacacacacacacacacacacacacagcgtgaAGCGTGCGAGCACAGATGGAGAGGATCTGACTCAGCACACACACTCGAGGGAGATCCACCTCTCGCTCACCTCTTGGAAAGAGCCGGAGATCCTCCATCTCTCACACCAGAGGATCAGCTGCAATgtactagatagatagatagatagatagatagatagatagatagatagatagatagatagatagatagatagatagatagatagatagatagatagatagatagatagatagatagatagatagatagatagatagatagatagatagatagatagatagatcaacagacacacagacagacagataattttaaatgatatttGAGATGATTAATTATAATGTTTGTTGACACACGTGTGTGTATTATTTGCAGAGCGTCCGcatgctgtgtttgtgtttgttcttcATTATATAAAGATCAGCTGAGGCTGTAAAACTCTCTAAtccacacacaaacataaacacacaccacCCTGTCCGTCTCTCACACCATAACAAGCTCCACACAATACTCCAGTTAGCATGTTAGTGCAggattcagtgtgtgtgtgtgtgatgggtaggtttaggggcagtgtgtgtgtgtgtgtgtgtgtgtgtgtgtgtgggggtaggtttaggggcagtgtaaggggatagaaaatattgtttgtacagtataaaaaccattacgcctataaaATGTCcccatgtcacaaaaacaaacgtgtgtgtgtgtgtgtgtgtgtgtgtgtatgtatgtgtatgaatGGAGCCATGAAGCCGcagcaaataaaaacaaatcagaAATTCAGATTACAGAAACACTCACTCACCCGCCTCACAGATGCTGCATTAATCtgagatcacacacacacacacacacacacacacactctctctctctctctctctctctctctctctctcacacacacacacacacacacacacacacacacacacacacacacacactctctctctctctctctctctctctctctctctctctctctcacacacacacacacacactgaagcaAACAAAATCCACTCAGTCATTCATAAAAACACTGTTTGCATATAATaacagcaggataatgtgtgtgtgtgtgtgtgtgtgtgtgtgatgtgactgtgtgtgagtgtgtgtttctcctgattacatattttaatttaaccGAGTTCATCTCTGTAAATTAGTAATTTAACTTGAATTAATACAAACCTCAATATCTCCATCtactttttaaatttatttgtgtgtttgtgtgtgtgtgtgtgttgaatccGCAGATTTATCTGACCATCATCTTCTTGAAGTAATGCGCGTTCTTGGCTGGAATCCACGCTCATGTTTGCGTAAATAAATCCGGCCGCGCGCGCTCCCGCGGCGCTCGTGACCCGCACAGTCTCGAGCTGATGCTGTGTTGAGTTGCGGACGCGCTCATGAACGCGAAAACTACCTGAGGGGATATTTCCAGGAATTTCTGCCTTTACCTGTCGAGGAATCGCCGCCGTTGAGTGAAGTTTACCTCAACTCGCGCACTTTGATCGAGTCTGAGGTAAAAGCACCTGTGCGCGTGCGTGACGCGCcagtgaggatgaggatgatggAGCTCGCGCTGGACTCTGACGGACACGCGCCTGGCATCAGGTGAGCATTTACACAGATATTAATAAACagaagaagtgtgtgtgtgatgtgaggTAAAGTGTGTTTACTGCAGTACCTGCGCCCGCGGGTGTCAGGTGTCGCTCCTGAGTGTCACGAGCACGTCCGGATCACGTTACACAAACATAACAATAGTTTCGAGCAAAGGACGcgtattttattcatttatttttttgttgcattGTGACATTTATTTAATGACAAACGAGCTCGTATAGCCTTATTTTGTGCTGTAATGCAACGAAATCAATGcacaaaatacacaaaaattaaaataaagtggaaaaaaaatgtatgaaattatatattatttatatatagacTGATCAGGCATGACATTTTaacggtgaagtgaataacactccTCCaatcacctgttagtgggtgggatatattaggctgcaagtgaacatttagtcctcagagttgatgtgtgtgaagcaggagaaatgggcaagcgtaaggatttgagcgagtttggccagattgtgacggctagagcCGATGGGCGGCTCAGGGTCATTGATTCACGaggaggagcacaacaaccagtttgagaagtcgactcggcctccagattccccagatctcaatccaatcgagcatctgtgggatgagccgaccaaacaagtccgatccacctCGCAActcacaggacttaaaggatctgctgctaacatcttggtgcgagataccacagcacaccttcaggggtcgagtggagtccatcagagacgggtcaggggaccaacacaatattaggtcataatgttatgcctgctATTCGGTGTGCTCATGATTCTAAATAAAGGTGTGAGATAATTTACCCCGTCGATGATGCGTCTCACCTGTCTGAGGTCATGTGCTCAGGTGAGGAgcgagtgacctctgacctcagaAGTAGAGAGAGACACACTGGGCTGAAATATGCTCACATAATGGTATATGCAAGTGTTAATGAATAaagtttaagtgtgtgtgtgtgtgtgtgtgtgtgtgtgtgtgtgtgtgtgtgtgtg encodes the following:
- the ctss1 gene encoding cathepsin S, ortholog 1, which produces MLVFRFVLVLLCATLVCSEIRRLTDQWRAWKSQHNKNYRSTREERHRRAVWEQNLLEILKHNEETAVGLHTFTLGLNQLSDMTADEVNPLMGCLLEEDFPDVNMTFSPPSHDQLSIPHTVNWTERGMVSPVQNQGPCGSCWAFSAVGALEGQMKRSTGALVPLSPQNLLDCSVSLGNRGCKGGYLSRAFLYIIQNNGIDSNSFYPYEHKEGVCRYSVTGRAGQCSGFRILPRHDEAALQNAIANIGPVSVGINARLASFHRYRGGIYSDPHCASGLVNHAVLVVGYGSENGQDYWLVKNSWGTAWGEKGFIRMVRNKNMCGISSFAIFPTVSQQPLD